Proteins found in one Candidatus Eisenbacteria bacterium genomic segment:
- a CDS encoding MFS transporter, translated as MTRPHSLLYLSSLTEGVAMSLIMFLIPLNMRSAFGEKRFIVIASSVAIPAISAFLANNFWGGLSDLKRRLKPFLIVGLIGYTICLTLLGLVNDSQSVIIVVALTPLIYGALRPTSQSYITLSRESEKGKAIGDLFSFQSFGWLLASIACWKLYRIDAASHIRWILFGGAGLAVFAAAAVAFFLDDIVVPREKTHNSGLVSSIREDLTVLYNSRKILVVCVVTFLAQIGNFAFFSLYSMYFTEYIRGPQNLLWFALGGSTIFGMIFYSIAGRLADSIGGRKTLFLSVVLYLLSYTLMGSTTNPLLLSIYYTLPVYPFINVANTSLVAELSGTGRRTGGMGILNGTFSFSVAAGALLGGIVADGSGLAYLPVVAISLLLLATVFTYYTVIGPSWERAK; from the coding sequence ATGACACGTCCGCATTCACTTCTGTATCTTTCGTCTTTAACCGAAGGGGTGGCGATGTCGCTTATCATGTTCCTTATTCCTCTGAACATGAGAAGTGCTTTCGGAGAGAAACGATTTATTGTTATCGCCAGCTCTGTTGCCATACCTGCAATCTCTGCTTTTCTTGCCAACAATTTCTGGGGAGGTCTTTCAGACCTGAAGAGACGGCTTAAGCCATTCCTCATTGTAGGCCTCATCGGGTACACCATCTGCCTCACGCTTCTTGGTCTGGTTAACGACTCCCAATCCGTCATCATCGTGGTGGCTCTTACTCCGCTGATCTATGGAGCACTGAGGCCCACTTCTCAATCCTACATAACTCTCTCGAGAGAATCCGAGAAAGGGAAAGCAATTGGCGATCTTTTCTCCTTCCAGAGTTTCGGCTGGCTTCTCGCGAGCATCGCTTGCTGGAAGCTATACCGGATTGACGCGGCATCTCACATACGTTGGATACTCTTCGGCGGAGCCGGGCTTGCTGTCTTCGCAGCGGCAGCGGTCGCATTTTTCCTCGATGACATAGTCGTCCCGCGAGAGAAGACCCACAATTCAGGTCTTGTGTCGTCAATAAGAGAGGACTTGACCGTACTTTACAACTCAAGAAAAATCCTTGTGGTCTGCGTCGTTACCTTTCTTGCGCAGATTGGAAACTTTGCTTTCTTTTCTCTCTATTCCATGTACTTCACGGAATACATCCGGGGCCCTCAGAACCTTCTCTGGTTTGCTCTCGGCGGGTCAACAATCTTCGGCATGATATTCTACTCAATTGCCGGGAGACTTGCCGACTCGATAGGCGGGAGAAAAACACTCTTTCTCTCTGTAGTTCTATATCTTCTCTCGTACACGCTCATGGGCTCCACGACCAATCCACTCCTACTGTCCATCTATTACACGCTGCCGGTGTACCCATTCATTAACGTGGCAAACACGTCTCTCGTCGCCGAACTTTCCGGGACAGGAAGACGCACGGGAGGAATGGGCATCCTGAACGGGACATTCTCATTCTCGGTCGCAGCCGGTGCGCTGCTTGGCGGCATTGTCGCCGACGGCTCGGGACTTGCCTATCTTCCTGTTGTGGCAATCTCTCTCTTGCTCCTGGCGACCGTATTCACATACTACACCGTGATTGGTCCCTCATGGGAACGAGCGAAGTGA
- a CDS encoding metallophosphoesterase: protein MPDKIIFTADLHGKREHYEELFSLAENPGARTIIIGGDLTPHGYGLDGILKQRKFLTDFLVPRLDAFSAAAPGIEVFLMMGNDDWRVNMDVLRSNAGRSFRLLEAKGNVLADGTLLIGYPFVPITPFRLKDWEKWDKKLTGQENFFGLRSTEDGIEEISLEERKHEKLETDLLKISGEIEPHDFIFVSHSPPYGTLLDLISPESHVGSQSIREFLEKHSPRLSLHGHIHESPYVSKRYKEKLAGTLCVNPGQSFASKLHAVIFEAADPEGTISHTIFG, encoded by the coding sequence ATGCCGGACAAGATAATCTTCACGGCTGACCTTCACGGCAAGAGGGAACACTATGAAGAGCTGTTTTCTCTCGCAGAGAACCCTGGCGCCCGGACCATCATTATCGGCGGAGATCTTACTCCCCACGGCTACGGTCTTGACGGGATTCTCAAACAGAGGAAGTTTCTGACAGATTTTCTGGTTCCGAGACTTGACGCATTCTCCGCGGCAGCTCCTGGCATTGAAGTCTTCCTGATGATGGGAAACGACGACTGGAGAGTTAACATGGATGTTCTACGGTCAAACGCAGGAAGATCCTTTCGGCTGCTCGAGGCAAAGGGGAACGTGCTGGCAGACGGCACACTGCTCATAGGATATCCGTTTGTCCCGATCACACCTTTCCGCTTGAAAGATTGGGAGAAGTGGGACAAGAAGCTTACTGGTCAGGAGAATTTCTTTGGCCTGAGAAGCACCGAAGACGGGATCGAGGAGATTTCGCTCGAAGAAAGAAAGCACGAAAAGTTGGAGACTGACCTTCTCAAGATTTCAGGAGAAATTGAGCCGCATGATTTCATTTTTGTTTCTCATTCTCCGCCTTACGGGACCCTGCTTGATCTGATCAGCCCGGAGTCCCATGTCGGCTCCCAGTCCATAAGAGAATTCCTGGAAAAGCATTCGCCCAGACTCTCCCTGCATGGTCACATACATGAATCCCCTTATGTCTCGAAGAGGTACAAAGAAAAACTGGCAGGGACACTGTGCGTAAATCCAGGCCAAAGCTTTGCCTCAAAACTTCACGCCGTCATATTCGAAGCAGCGGATCCGGAAGGAACGATATCGCACACCATCTTCGGGTGA
- a CDS encoding peptidylprolyl isomerase produces METNIGRIVFKFFPKEAPVTVKSFEKLAKSGFYDGCTFHRVIPGFMIQGGDPNSKDDDRSNDGMGGPGYTVKAEFNWHKHTRGAVSMARSQDPNSAGSQFFIVQKDASHLDNQYTIFGDVIEGLDIVDKIANLKRDARDNPIERVVMQKVYVEWRPKK; encoded by the coding sequence CTGGAGACCAATATTGGCAGGATCGTTTTCAAGTTCTTCCCCAAGGAAGCTCCTGTCACGGTGAAGAGCTTCGAGAAGCTCGCAAAGAGCGGCTTTTATGATGGGTGCACATTCCACAGGGTCATCCCGGGATTTATGATTCAGGGAGGGGACCCGAATTCGAAAGATGACGACAGATCGAATGATGGTATGGGTGGACCGGGCTATACCGTCAAAGCTGAATTCAACTGGCACAAGCACACGAGGGGCGCCGTTTCCATGGCGAGGTCACAAGACCCAAACAGCGCCGGCAGCCAGTTCTTCATCGTCCAGAAGGATGCCTCGCATCTTGACAATCAATACACGATTTTCGGCGACGTGATTGAAGGGCTAGACATCGTTGACAAGATTGCCAACTTGAAGCGGGATGCAAGGGACAATCCCATCGAGAGGGTCGTGATGCAGAAGGTCTATGTTGAATGGAGGCCGAAGAAGTAA